The Candidatus Neomarinimicrobiota bacterium genomic interval TATCCATTTTGGTGTTAATACTGTCGTTAATCGTAGGGCAATCTTATGATATTGTAATCCTCGGTGGTCGTGTGATGGATCCTGAAACTGGGTTGGATGCGGTCCGAAATGTAGGCATCAACGGTGATCGGATTGTAGAAATCAGTGAAAAAGCACTTAGTGGAAATCAGATTATAAATGCCAATGGATTGGTGGTTGCCCCCGGATTTATTGATCTTCATGCCCATGGTCAATCTAACGATGCTCATCGCTATCAAGCTAGAGATGGTGTAACAACTGCATTAGAAATGGAAGTTGGTGTCAGTTTTATCCGTGAATGGATATCTCAAAAAAGCGGAAATTCAATTGTGAATTTTGGTGGAACAGCACCCCATGCTAACCTCCGTGCCTTGGCCATGGATGGCAATGCCAAATTGACAAAAAAGATATTTAGAAAAGTCGAAGAAGAAGGGTTGAACCTTAATGAACTGGCAGGGTTTTCTAAAGCATTTGCCGCTTCAAATTATAAGCCCCAGACCCAAAAAGAAATAAATCGTACCCATCAAATGATGTCAGAATATCTTGAGGCTGGTGCCTTGGGAATTGGTGTGCCAATTGGGTACTACCTTGGTGCCACCGCGGGGGAAATATTTCAAGTGTATGAATTTGCTGCCTCAATGGATGTGCCCGTATATACCCACACGAGGGGATTTGGACTTCCGGGTCTTCAAGAAGCCATGGCAGATGCTGGTACGGCTGGTGCTTCAGTCCATTTAGTTCATGCGAACAGTATGTCCTTGGGGGAAATTGAAACAACCTTATCCATGGTTGAATCGGCTCAAAAAAATGGATTGGATATTACAACTGAGGTATATCCCTATACGGCCGCCTCAACATTTCTTGAGTCCGCATTATTTGACGAAGGATGGAAAGAAACGCTTAATATATCCTATGAAGATATTCAGTGGGAGGCGACTGGTGAACGGCTAAATAGTCAATCTTTTTATGAATATCGGAAAAAAGGCGGTGTTGTGATTATTCATATGATGAAACCCGCCTGGATAAAACAAGGCGTTGCCCATCCAGTAACAATGATTGCGTCAGATGGAATGCCTTTTGCACCGGGCGCTCATCCCCGGACGGCAGGAACATTTTCTAGAGTATTGGGAAGATATGTTCGCAAAGAACGCGCGTTGGACCTAATGACCGCATTAAAGAAAATGACTATCATGCCGGCCAAACGGATCGAAGGAGTAGCGCCCATGATGCGGCATAAAGGTCGACTTCAAGTAGGGGCGGATGCAGATATTACAATTTTTAACCCACGGACAATTATAGATAAGGCGGATTTTAAAGGACTCCAATACTCCCAAGGAGTAGAATTTGTATTGGTGAACGGGACTTTGGTGGTAGATAAGGGAGAAAATGTCCCAAATAAATTTCCTGGGAAACCAATTCTGGGTAAATATAGAAAGTAGATTTTTTGTCCATATAAAGTAATGGTTAATTACTGAATTATCGATAATAGGGTTTCTTCATTAAATTGTTTTAACCTGACTATTTCCATTCCGAATTCCGTATATATTGTTGAAATTCCCCGGCTGATTTCGGCACCAAAATTTTAATTTGAGACTAATTTCATTATGAGAAAAAATAATTTTCGCAATATAGCTATCATTGCCCACGTTGACCATGGTAAAACCACCTTAGTTGACGGTCTTTTACAACAATCGGGAACGTTTAAAGCACACCAAGAAGTGGAAGAACGTGTTATGGATTCCATGGATTTGGAAAAAGAACGCGGTATCACCATTACGGCCAAGAATACGGCTATCCATTATAAAGGTGTGAAGATCAATATTATGGATACCCCCGGTCACGCCGATTTCGGTGGCGAGGTAGAAAGAAGTCTCAATCTTGTTGACGGTGCACTCCTCCTTGTTGATGCCAGTGAAGGACCGCTTCCCCAAACTCGATTTGTCCTGAAAAAGACGTTAGAAAAGAATCTTCCCGTTATTCTCGTGATTAACAAAATCGATCGATCCGATGCACGAATTGACGAAGTGGTAAACGAGGTGTATGATCTCTTTATCGACTTGGATGCCACTGAAGACCAAATTGAATTTCCAATCTTATATACCATTGCTAAAGATGGCATCGCCCATGCCGAAATGGGAGATGATTCAACAGACTTAACGCCATTGTTTGATGCCATCCTGGAAAATATAGAAGGACCCGTGGCAAGCGATGATTATACGCCGCAATTTTTGGTTACGAATTTAGATTATGATCCTTACGTAGGGCAGGTAGCCATAGGGCGCTTGAATAACGGCATGTTAGAAATGAATAAATCTTATGCCCTTTGCGGTGCCGATGGGATTCGAAATGGGCAAAAATTTTCTGCCCTTTACACATTTAAAGGACTCCAAAAACTCCCGGTGGACAAATTAGAAGCGGGTGATATTATTGCCGTAGCCGGAATCGATGGGGTGACTATTGGAGATACCATTTCTGCCAATGAAAATCCCGAACCATTGCCGCGGATCATTATTGATGAGCCAACAGTGTCCATGTTATTTTATGTAAATAATGGCCCATTTGCCGGCAAGGAGGGTAAATATCTAACCTCTCGAAATATTAGCGAACGATTGGACAAAGAGATATTGGGGAATGTTTCTCTTGAGGTGCACAAAACAGAACGAACCGATGTATTTGAAGTTCGAGGTCGCGGCGAACTCCAGATGGCAATATTGATTGAAACAATGCGCCGTGAAGGGTTCGAATTTATGGTTTCAAAACCCCACGTCATCACCCACGAAGAAGATGGAAAAACCATGGAACCTATGGAAAAAGTTTTTCTCGATATTCCCGAGGACAAGGTGGGTGTTGTTACAGAAAAATTATCCACGCGTAAAGGGCGCATGACCAATTTGGTAAATCATGGTCACGGCCGTGTTTCTATGGAATTCGCCATTCCTTCGCGGGGATTGATTGGATTTCGTAGTCAATTTTTAACCGACACTCAAGGTGCCGGAATTATGAATAAGTTATTTGACGGTTTTGCTCCATGGTTCGGTCGCATTCCCCAACGTATGACTGGTGCCATGATCGCTGATCGACAAGGGAAAGTAACCACATACGCTTGTTTCGGTATGGTGGATCGCGGTGAACTTTTTGTAAAAGTGGGTACCGAAGTCTATGATGGGATGGTTATTGGTGAGCGCAATCGCACCGAGGATATTTCGGTCAATATTACCCGTGAAAAGAAATTAACCAATATGCGTGCTGCCTCTTCTGATACCACCGTTGTGCTTCGGCCCCCCAAACAGTTTTCTTTGGACCAATCGATTGAATTTATTTCTGAAGATGAATTGGTTGAAGTGACACCATTATCCATTCGTTTGCGTAAAATGGAATTAGATGCTAATAAACGATTGTCCACCCAACGTAAGGCCAAACACGCGGGTTAATATGAATTTGAATTGACATTTATATGCTGTGGCATTTAGTTAATCCACTGCATACTCAGATTAGGGTATCAATAAAACGATAGTTTCTCCTTTCTGATTTGATCCATTGTCCACTATCTTTAACCATGAGGATGGGGACAAAAAAATATCTATTCATTATAATTTTTCTCCTTGCCGGTCTGTACGCTGGTAAAAAATCTTCCCCACCCAATATTGTATTTCTTTTTGCTGATGATGCAGGTTATGCGGATTTTGGATTTCAAGGTAGTGCAAAATTTTATACCCCCCATCTAGATAAACTCGCTCGAGAGAGTGTAAAATTTACCCAAGCATATACCACCGCCGCAGTATGTGGACCTTCCCGTGCAGGACTCATGACCGGTCGTTATCAACAGCGATTCGGTGTTGAGGAGAATAACGTACCCTCTGCCATGAGTCCCGCTGGACTTACCGGAGTAGACATGGGACTCCCACTTGATCAGCGAACTATCGCTGATTATCTCAAAAAGGCGGGATATCGCAATGTTTATCTTGGCAAGTGGCATTTGGGCGGGGCCAATCGATATCATCCGTTAAAGCGGGGATTTGACGAATTTTATGGATTCCGTGGAGGCGCGCGAAATTATTTTCCTTACGAATCACCTCCCAAGGATTCGCTTCGACGGATGGAGAGAGGTTTTAGAAATTTCCAAGAACATGACGGGTATCTCACGGATGCGCTTGCGGATGAGGCAGTGGCATCTATCGAGCGAAATAAAGATAATCCATTTTTCTTATTCCTTTCTTTTAATGCCGTCCACACACCTATGCATTATTTGGATGCTGACCTTCCAGAGCAAAAAAATAGTCTAGGAGAAAAGCGTCGTCAACTTTATGCCATGACAAAAGCGATGGATCGAGCCTGTGGACAAATACTTAACAAACTAGATGAGCTGGGTCTCACTGAAAATACGCTAATTGTTTTTTCTAATGATAATGGTGGTGCTTGGAACAATAATTCGTCCAATGCGCCATTGAGCGGTGTAAAGGGTACCCATTTAGAAGGGGGGATTCGTGTACCGTTTCTTCTAAAATATGGCAATAAGTTTAACGGTAATACAACTTTCGATCATCCCATCAGTACCTTCGATTTATTGCCCACATTTGTGGATGCATCTGGCGGTGATATAGATGGAATTAAGAATACGGACGGTGTAAGCTTAATTCCGTTTTTGAATGGAAAGAAAAATTACATTCCCCATAAAACATTGTACTGGAAAAAAGAAACGAGAGCTGCCGTACGGGATGGAGATTGGAAATTGATACGAATGCCCGATCGCCCCGCCATGCTTTTTAACATTGCGAATGACCCCATTGAAGCATATGATTTGGCCACCAAACATCCCCAAAAGGTAAAAATGTTATACAAAAAACTATTTGATTGGGAAGTGACTTTAACACGCCCATTGTGGATGACGAAACGCGTAAACAGCAAACGAGCAATGGAAACATTTGATAAATACAGGTAATAATGAAAAACATTAAATCAATACTAATATCTATAATAATAACAATATTTACATTGTCTATATATTCATGCAATAAAGAAGAGGGTCGTCCCAATATTATTTACATTTTAGCCGATGATTTGGGCTATGGTGAACTGGGTGTTTACGGACAAACGATTATTGAAACGCCCAACATTGATGCTTTGGCTAAAAACGGAATGGTATTCACGGACCACTATTCAGGGTCACCAGTTTGCGCCCCATCCCGTTCCGTATTTATGACCGGTCAGCATACGGGTCATACACCCATCCGTGGGAATGATGAATGGAAAGAAAGGGGCGACACATGGAATTACCAGGCCATGTTTGATAATCCATATTTAGAAGGGCAACGGCCAATTCCCGACCGCACAATCACTATTGCAGAAGTGCTGAAGTCTGCCGGTTATACCACGGGCATGGTGGGCAAATGGGGGTTGGGTGCGCCCACAACAGAAGGCGTGCCCAACAAACAGGGCTTCGATTTCTTTTATGGATATAATTGTCAGCGTCAGGCCCATACACTTTTCCCCATGCATTTATGGCGAAATGAAGAACGGCACCTTTTGGACAATAAGAATGTGGCTCCCCATT includes:
- a CDS encoding sulfatase-like hydrolase/transferase; translated protein: MGTKKYLFIIIFLLAGLYAGKKSSPPNIVFLFADDAGYADFGFQGSAKFYTPHLDKLARESVKFTQAYTTAAVCGPSRAGLMTGRYQQRFGVEENNVPSAMSPAGLTGVDMGLPLDQRTIADYLKKAGYRNVYLGKWHLGGANRYHPLKRGFDEFYGFRGGARNYFPYESPPKDSLRRMERGFRNFQEHDGYLTDALADEAVASIERNKDNPFFLFLSFNAVHTPMHYLDADLPEQKNSLGEKRRQLYAMTKAMDRACGQILNKLDELGLTENTLIVFSNDNGGAWNNNSSNAPLSGVKGTHLEGGIRVPFLLKYGNKFNGNTTFDHPISTFDLLPTFVDASGGDIDGIKNTDGVSLIPFLNGKKNYIPHKTLYWKKETRAAVRDGDWKLIRMPDRPAMLFNIANDPIEAYDLATKHPQKVKMLYKKLFDWEVTLTRPLWMTKRVNSKRAMETFDKYR
- the typA gene encoding translational GTPase TypA, yielding MRKNNFRNIAIIAHVDHGKTTLVDGLLQQSGTFKAHQEVEERVMDSMDLEKERGITITAKNTAIHYKGVKINIMDTPGHADFGGEVERSLNLVDGALLLVDASEGPLPQTRFVLKKTLEKNLPVILVINKIDRSDARIDEVVNEVYDLFIDLDATEDQIEFPILYTIAKDGIAHAEMGDDSTDLTPLFDAILENIEGPVASDDYTPQFLVTNLDYDPYVGQVAIGRLNNGMLEMNKSYALCGADGIRNGQKFSALYTFKGLQKLPVDKLEAGDIIAVAGIDGVTIGDTISANENPEPLPRIIIDEPTVSMLFYVNNGPFAGKEGKYLTSRNISERLDKEILGNVSLEVHKTERTDVFEVRGRGELQMAILIETMRREGFEFMVSKPHVITHEEDGKTMEPMEKVFLDIPEDKVGVVTEKLSTRKGRMTNLVNHGHGRVSMEFAIPSRGLIGFRSQFLTDTQGAGIMNKLFDGFAPWFGRIPQRMTGAMIADRQGKVTTYACFGMVDRGELFVKVGTEVYDGMVIGERNRTEDISVNITREKKLTNMRAASSDTTVVLRPPKQFSLDQSIEFISEDELVEVTPLSIRLRKMELDANKRLSTQRKAKHAG
- a CDS encoding amidohydrolase family protein; translated protein: MLILSLIVGQSYDIVILGGRVMDPETGLDAVRNVGINGDRIVEISEKALSGNQIINANGLVVAPGFIDLHAHGQSNDAHRYQARDGVTTALEMEVGVSFIREWISQKSGNSIVNFGGTAPHANLRALAMDGNAKLTKKIFRKVEEEGLNLNELAGFSKAFAASNYKPQTQKEINRTHQMMSEYLEAGALGIGVPIGYYLGATAGEIFQVYEFAASMDVPVYTHTRGFGLPGLQEAMADAGTAGASVHLVHANSMSLGEIETTLSMVESAQKNGLDITTEVYPYTAASTFLESALFDEGWKETLNISYEDIQWEATGERLNSQSFYEYRKKGGVVIIHMMKPAWIKQGVAHPVTMIASDGMPFAPGAHPRTAGTFSRVLGRYVRKERALDLMTALKKMTIMPAKRIEGVAPMMRHKGRLQVGADADITIFNPRTIIDKADFKGLQYSQGVEFVLVNGTLVVDKGENVPNKFPGKPILGKYRK